A stretch of DNA from bacterium:
GTTCGACCTGCGCGGCGGGGCGGAGTTCGCCGACGCGGTCTGCCGCAACGTCCGGCTCATCCGCCACGCGACGAGCCTCGGCGCGGTGGAGTCGACGATGGAGCGGCGCGCGGCGATCCCCGGCCAGGAGCACCTGCCGCCTTCGCTGCTGCGCCTCAGCGTCGGCATCGAGGACCCCGACGACCTCTGGTCCGACCTCGATTCCGCGATCCGCGCCGCGGCG
This window harbors:
- a CDS encoding PLP-dependent transferase: FDLRGGAEFADAVCRNVRLIRHATSLGAVESTMERRAAIPGQEHLPPSLLRLSVGIEDPDDLWSDLDSAIRAAAR